From Coffea arabica cultivar ET-39 chromosome 10e, Coffea Arabica ET-39 HiFi, whole genome shotgun sequence, one genomic window encodes:
- the LOC113710940 gene encoding exocyst complex component SEC3A isoform X2, translating to MAKSSADDEELRRACEAAIEGTKQKVVMSIRVAKSRGIWGKSAKLGRGQMAKPRVLAISTKAKGQRTKAFLRVLKYSTGGVLEPAKLYKLKHLSKVEVVTNDPSGCTFMLGFDNLRSQSVSPPQWTLRNVDDRNRLLMCILNICKDVLGRFPKVVGIDVVEMALWAKENTPTIPKQLGNQQDGPVEVAVAEGDMKVTVEKELVSQAEEEDMEALLGTYVMGIGEAEAFSERLKRELQALEAANVHAILENVPLMDEVLQGLESATNCVEDMDEWLGIFNVKLRHMREDIESIETRNNKLEMHSVNNKSLVEELDKLLERLRIPSEYAACLTGGSFDEARMLQNIEACEWLTNALRSLEVPSLDPCYADMRAVREKRAELDKLKSTFVRRASEFLRNYFASLVDFMISDKSYFSQRGQLKRPDHADLRYKCRTYARLLQHLKSLDKNCLGPLRKAYCSSLNLLLRREAREFANELRASTKASRNPTVWLEGSTGSSQNVNNADTSTVSEAYAKMLTIFIPLLVDESSFFAHFMCFEVPALVPPGGLANGKGGPNDNDDGNDDDLGILDIDDNDSKSGKSTAELEALNESLRDLLDGIQEDFYAVVDWAYKIDPLRCISMHGITERYISGQKADAAGFVRLLLDDLESRISMQFGRFVEEACHQIERNERNVRQVGVLSYIPRFATLATRMEQYIQGQSRDLVDQAYTKFVTIMFVTLDKIGQADPKYADILLLENYAAFQNSLYDLANVVPTLAKFYHQASEAYEQACTRFISTIIYYQFERLFQFARRIEDLMYTITPEEAL from the exons ATGGCGAAATCGAGCGCCGACGATGAGGAGCTCCGGAGAGCATGCGAAGCTGCCATCGAAGGCACCAAGCAGAAGGTCGTAATGTCGATCCGAGTCGCCAAAAGCCGCGGGATCTGGGGCAAATCTGCCAAATTAGGCCGCGGTCAGATGGCTAAACCTAGGGTTCTCGCCATCTCCA CCAAGGCAAAAGGCCAGCGGACTAAAGCATTTTTACGTGTCCTAAAGTATTCCACTGGAGGAGTTCTCGAG CCTGCAAAATTATACAAGCTGAAGCATCTTTCGAAGGTTGAGGTTGTAACAAATGACCCCAGTGGATGCACATTTATGCTG GGCTTTGATAACCTTAGGAGTCAGAGTGTTTCTCCACCTCAGTGGACCTTGCGCAATGTTGATGATAG GAATCGCCTACTGATGTGCATTTTAAACATCTGCAAAGATGTATTAGGTCGTTTTCCCAAAGTTGTTGGCATAGATGTTGTGGAGATGGCTCTTTGGGCTAAG GAAAATACTCCCACTATTCCTAAACAACTAGGGAATCAACAAGATGGTCCGGTTGAAGTTGCGGTGGCTGAAGGTGACATGAAAGTGACAGTTGAAAAAGAACTTGTTTCACAAGCAGAGGAAGAGGATATGGAGGCCCTTTTAGGCAC CTATGTCATGGGTATTGGTGAAGCTGAAGCATTTTCTGAGCGATTAAAGCGAGAACTTCAAGCTTTGGAAGCAGCAAATGTGCATGCTATTTTGGAAAATGTGCCTTTAATGGACGAG GTATTGCAGGGACTGGAGTCTGCCACTAATTGTGTTGAGGACATGGATGAATGGTTGGGCATTTTCAATGTAAAGCTCAGACACATGAGAGAGGATATTGAATCG ATAGAGACTCGCAATAACAAGCTTGAAATGCATTCTGTGAACAACAAATCATTGGTTGAGGAACTTGATAAGCTTCTCGAAAGATTGCGCATCCCTTCTGAG TATGCAGCATGTCTAACAGGTGGTTCCTTTGATGAGGCAAGGATGCTTCAAAACATTGAAGCATGTGAATGGTTAACTAATGCTTTGCGCAGCCTTGAAGTTCCTAGCTTGGATCCTTGCTATGCAGATATGCGTGCT GTAAGAGAAAAGCGTGCGGAACTGGACAAGTTGAAGAGCACTTTTGTTCGGAGAGCATCTGAGTTCTTGAGAAACTATTTTGCTAGCTTGGTGGATTTCATGATAAGTGACAAGAGTTATTTCTCTCAG CGTGGACAATTGAAGAGGCCGGATCATGCAGATCTGCGGTATAAGTGCAGGACATATGCTCGCCTTCTGCAACACTTGAAG AGTCTCGATAAAAATTGCCTTGGTCCATTGCGGAAAGCTTACTGTAGCTCCCTTAATTTACTATTGCGCCGTGAG GCTCGTGAATTTGCCAATGAGCTTCGTGCGAGTACCAAAGCATCGCGAAATCCTACTGTATGGCTTGAAGGTTCAACAGGTTCCAGTCAAAATGTGAACAATGCAGACACCTCTACGGTTTCAGAAGCTTATGCGAAAATGCTCACTATATTTATCCCACTTCTTGTGGATGAG AGTTCATTCTTTGCACACTTTATGTGCTTTGAAGTTCCAGCACTTGTTCCACCAGGAGGCCTTGCCAATGGAAAAGGTGGGCCCAATGACAATGATGATGGAAATGATGATGACTTGGGCATCTTGGACATTGATGACAATGACAGCAAATCTG GTAAAAGTACTGCAGAGCTGGAGGCACTAAATGAATCACTTCGTGACTTGCTTGACGGAATACAG GAAGACTTCTATGCTGTGGTGGATTGGGCATACAAGATTGATCCCTTGCGCTGCATATCAATGCATGGAATAACAGAACGTTATATTTCTGGTCAAAAAGCTGATGCAGCAGGCTTTGTACGCCTATTGCTTGATGATTTGGAATCTAGAATTTCTATGCAGTTTGGCCGG TTTGTGGAGGAGGCTTGTCACCAGATCGAAAGAAATGAGCGAAATGTTAGGCAGGTTGGAGTTTTGTCATATATACCAAG ATTTGCTACTCTTGCAACTCGCATGGAACAGTACATCCAGGGACAATCCAGGGATTTGGTTGATCAGGCGTACACAAAATTT GTTACAATAATGTTTGTGACTTTGGACAAGATCGGGCAGGCTGACCCAAAGTATGCAGATATTTTGCTTCTAGAAAACTATGCCGCATTTCAAAATAG TCTTTATGACCTTGCAAATGTTGTGCCCACTTTAGCCAAGTTCTATCACCAAGCAAGTGAAGCTTATGAACAAGCCTGCACACGCTTTATTAGTACAATTATATATTAT CAATTTGAACGTCTGTTCCAGTTTGCTCGAAGAATTGAGGACTTAATGTACACAATCACACCAGAAGAG GCCTTGTAG
- the LOC113710940 gene encoding exocyst complex component SEC3A isoform X1, with the protein MAKSSADDEELRRACEAAIEGTKQKVVMSIRVAKSRGIWGKSAKLGRGQMAKPRVLAISTKAKGQRTKAFLRVLKYSTGGVLEPAKLYKLKHLSKVEVVTNDPSGCTFMLGFDNLRSQSVSPPQWTLRNVDDRNRLLMCILNICKDVLGRFPKVVGIDVVEMALWAKENTPTIPKQLGNQQDGPVEVAVAEGDMKVTVEKELVSQAEEEDMEALLGTYVMGIGEAEAFSERLKRELQALEAANVHAILENVPLMDEVLQGLESATNCVEDMDEWLGIFNVKLRHMREDIESIETRNNKLEMHSVNNKSLVEELDKLLERLRIPSEYAACLTGGSFDEARMLQNIEACEWLTNALRSLEVPSLDPCYADMRAVREKRAELDKLKSTFVRRASEFLRNYFASLVDFMISDKSYFSQRGQLKRPDHADLRYKCRTYARLLQHLKSLDKNCLGPLRKAYCSSLNLLLRREAREFANELRASTKASRNPTVWLEGSTGSSQNVNNADTSTVSEAYAKMLTIFIPLLVDESSFFAHFMCFEVPALVPPGGLANGKGGPNDNDDGNDDDLGILDIDDNDSKSGKSTAELEALNESLRDLLDGIQEDFYAVVDWAYKIDPLRCISMHGITERYISGQKADAAGFVRLLLDDLESRISMQFGRFVEEACHQIERNERNVRQVGVLSYIPRFATLATRMEQYIQGQSRDLVDQAYTKFVTIMFVTLDKIGQADPKYADILLLENYAAFQNSLYDLANVVPTLAKFYHQASEAYEQACTRFISTIIYYQFERLFQFARRIEDLMYTITPEEIPFQLGLSKMDLRKVVKSSLSGVDKAIATMYKKLQKNLTSEELLPSLWDKCKKEFLDKYDSFAQLVAKIYPSENIPSVKEMSELLASM; encoded by the exons ATGGCGAAATCGAGCGCCGACGATGAGGAGCTCCGGAGAGCATGCGAAGCTGCCATCGAAGGCACCAAGCAGAAGGTCGTAATGTCGATCCGAGTCGCCAAAAGCCGCGGGATCTGGGGCAAATCTGCCAAATTAGGCCGCGGTCAGATGGCTAAACCTAGGGTTCTCGCCATCTCCA CCAAGGCAAAAGGCCAGCGGACTAAAGCATTTTTACGTGTCCTAAAGTATTCCACTGGAGGAGTTCTCGAG CCTGCAAAATTATACAAGCTGAAGCATCTTTCGAAGGTTGAGGTTGTAACAAATGACCCCAGTGGATGCACATTTATGCTG GGCTTTGATAACCTTAGGAGTCAGAGTGTTTCTCCACCTCAGTGGACCTTGCGCAATGTTGATGATAG GAATCGCCTACTGATGTGCATTTTAAACATCTGCAAAGATGTATTAGGTCGTTTTCCCAAAGTTGTTGGCATAGATGTTGTGGAGATGGCTCTTTGGGCTAAG GAAAATACTCCCACTATTCCTAAACAACTAGGGAATCAACAAGATGGTCCGGTTGAAGTTGCGGTGGCTGAAGGTGACATGAAAGTGACAGTTGAAAAAGAACTTGTTTCACAAGCAGAGGAAGAGGATATGGAGGCCCTTTTAGGCAC CTATGTCATGGGTATTGGTGAAGCTGAAGCATTTTCTGAGCGATTAAAGCGAGAACTTCAAGCTTTGGAAGCAGCAAATGTGCATGCTATTTTGGAAAATGTGCCTTTAATGGACGAG GTATTGCAGGGACTGGAGTCTGCCACTAATTGTGTTGAGGACATGGATGAATGGTTGGGCATTTTCAATGTAAAGCTCAGACACATGAGAGAGGATATTGAATCG ATAGAGACTCGCAATAACAAGCTTGAAATGCATTCTGTGAACAACAAATCATTGGTTGAGGAACTTGATAAGCTTCTCGAAAGATTGCGCATCCCTTCTGAG TATGCAGCATGTCTAACAGGTGGTTCCTTTGATGAGGCAAGGATGCTTCAAAACATTGAAGCATGTGAATGGTTAACTAATGCTTTGCGCAGCCTTGAAGTTCCTAGCTTGGATCCTTGCTATGCAGATATGCGTGCT GTAAGAGAAAAGCGTGCGGAACTGGACAAGTTGAAGAGCACTTTTGTTCGGAGAGCATCTGAGTTCTTGAGAAACTATTTTGCTAGCTTGGTGGATTTCATGATAAGTGACAAGAGTTATTTCTCTCAG CGTGGACAATTGAAGAGGCCGGATCATGCAGATCTGCGGTATAAGTGCAGGACATATGCTCGCCTTCTGCAACACTTGAAG AGTCTCGATAAAAATTGCCTTGGTCCATTGCGGAAAGCTTACTGTAGCTCCCTTAATTTACTATTGCGCCGTGAG GCTCGTGAATTTGCCAATGAGCTTCGTGCGAGTACCAAAGCATCGCGAAATCCTACTGTATGGCTTGAAGGTTCAACAGGTTCCAGTCAAAATGTGAACAATGCAGACACCTCTACGGTTTCAGAAGCTTATGCGAAAATGCTCACTATATTTATCCCACTTCTTGTGGATGAG AGTTCATTCTTTGCACACTTTATGTGCTTTGAAGTTCCAGCACTTGTTCCACCAGGAGGCCTTGCCAATGGAAAAGGTGGGCCCAATGACAATGATGATGGAAATGATGATGACTTGGGCATCTTGGACATTGATGACAATGACAGCAAATCTG GTAAAAGTACTGCAGAGCTGGAGGCACTAAATGAATCACTTCGTGACTTGCTTGACGGAATACAG GAAGACTTCTATGCTGTGGTGGATTGGGCATACAAGATTGATCCCTTGCGCTGCATATCAATGCATGGAATAACAGAACGTTATATTTCTGGTCAAAAAGCTGATGCAGCAGGCTTTGTACGCCTATTGCTTGATGATTTGGAATCTAGAATTTCTATGCAGTTTGGCCGG TTTGTGGAGGAGGCTTGTCACCAGATCGAAAGAAATGAGCGAAATGTTAGGCAGGTTGGAGTTTTGTCATATATACCAAG ATTTGCTACTCTTGCAACTCGCATGGAACAGTACATCCAGGGACAATCCAGGGATTTGGTTGATCAGGCGTACACAAAATTT GTTACAATAATGTTTGTGACTTTGGACAAGATCGGGCAGGCTGACCCAAAGTATGCAGATATTTTGCTTCTAGAAAACTATGCCGCATTTCAAAATAG TCTTTATGACCTTGCAAATGTTGTGCCCACTTTAGCCAAGTTCTATCACCAAGCAAGTGAAGCTTATGAACAAGCCTGCACACGCTTTATTAGTACAATTATATATTAT CAATTTGAACGTCTGTTCCAGTTTGCTCGAAGAATTGAGGACTTAATGTACACAATCACACCAGAAGAG ATCCCATTCCAGCTTGGATTGTCGAAAATGGATCTCAGAAAGGTGGTAAAATCCAGCTTATCTGGG GTTGACAAGGCCATTGCTACAATGTATAAGAAGTTGCAAAAGAACCTGACCTCAGAGGAGTTGTTGCCTTCATTATGGGATAAATGCAAG AAGGAGTTTCTGGACAAGTATGACAGTTTTGCCCAACTTGTAGCTAAGATCTACCCTTCTGAGAACATCCCATCGGTGAAAGAAATGAGTGAACTTTTGGCATCCATGTAA